The DNA segment TTGCCAGTTCTCACCGTCACTCACCGCAATAATAGTGCCCTGTAGATCTGTTCGATAGATCTCGATGTTTCGTTCCTGTAACCGTTGAATCACTTCTTGATGGGGATGTCCATAACGATTATCGTGGCCGGCAGAGATCACACCATAATCAGGATCTACAGCTTGCAAGAATTCTGGAATGCTGGATGAATTGCTTCCGTGATGGGCTACCCGTAACAAATTAGCCATCAGCTCCATGCCACTGTTAACCATTTCCAGCTCTGCTTGTCTTTCAGCGTCTCCAGTGATAACAAGGCCATTAGCGCCGTGAACTATCCGGATGCTGGTAGAGTAATCATTAAGGTTATCGTAGTTCTCACCACGAGGTCCGATCATCATGGTTTCCAGTACGGGATCAAGTTCCAGATCAATCTCAGCTTTAGCAGTTTTGATGCGTAAGCCTTTATCTTCAATGGCCAATAGTAATCGTTCAAAAGTTTGTGTGGTATGGCTGACCTTCGGCATGTATAGAGAACCGATGTCAAAAGCCTGAATCACTTCAGGGCCACCACCGATATGGTCTGCATGTGGGTGGGTGAAGATCAGAACATCCACAGTGTCTATGCCAAGGGCCTTCAGGTAGCCGACTACATGATCTCCCTGGCCGTTGTCACCAGCATCCATTAAAAGGTTTTTACCACTTGGCGTTTGAATCAGGGTAGCATCACCTTGGCCAACATCGATGAAGTGGACAGTGAGGGTTCCTTCGGATTCTGACGCTACATTATTTGTCGCTTCCTGTTCTTCTTTCTGCTGGCTTCTCGCTTCTTCTTCGGCATCTGACTCTGTTACACTTTCTTCCGCTGGGGGTGAAGACGTCGTACCTTCAACATCACTTGAGCATCCCGTAAAAAGTGAAAAGATCAAGATTGCAGCAAAAATTAGCAACCAATTGTTATTGAAATAACTCTTTTGAAATGACATTTAGTTCGCTCCTATTCCTTGATTAAAGTAGAAATAACAGTTTGAATAATTTTACTAGATAAATCATCTTCAGATGAATACTTAAACTGAATCTGTTTGTTATCATAGATGTATTCATTCCGGACAAAATTACCTAACCCAAAATGAAGTTCAGTGGGATCGGGATTATTTCGGATACTTTCTTTGTCCGATTCTGACAACTGACCAATACAGTTAAATGCAGCATGTTTAATAAATTCTTCTTTTGAAATGAATTGCAGCGTCATGGATAAAATACTCCTTCTTCAATACTCTAAAGTATATAGTTGGATAAAATAAGAGAAGCAAAGATAATGAAGCCACCGGATACGGCTGTAACAATCAGTCCTTTCAAAAACTGACCAATGGCGCCGCGGCGATAGATCTGATAATAATAAGTAAATGCTGCATAAGTTCCCACTCCAGCAAATAATGGCAATAGCATTGGAGTAAAATCAACATCTATGAGTCTACTCAAATATATTACATAAAGAGATGCTGCAATGATCACTCCTGTGGAAATATGAAGGACCATATATGTATAGGTGGTATCTAGTTTTTGAATGATTGCTTCTTTCATGTGTGCTTTCTCCCAGTTTTTGTTTTTTTAACATCTCAGAATTAGAAAAAATGACGACACTTTGTCAACAGTTCATTGTTAGTTAACCACAAACTATTCTATTTCAAAATTATTCATTTCGCCTAGCATTAGTGAACTCATGACGTGGACATCTTTCTAAATTACTCTCAGTTTCGAAAATTCGCTGTTAAGAAAAGGTCTTATTATCCCAATACAATACATTAAATCTAATTGCTTGGATTTTCAGCAAAGAAATCGATGAAGCTTCTTCCAAATTGGCTTAGTCGAATTCTTTCGTTCTTTCTGATTTTAGGTTTCTTAAGCTTATCCGAAACACTCTTCGCTTTGCCCTTTTCAAGCTCTTTTAGGAACTTCGAAAGCTCTAGGAGTGTCTCATATATCTCCTTTTGGTCTTTATCATATGACGAAATCAATAATCCTGATCTTAAAAGCTTATCTTTAATAAATCTATACTCGTCATATTCCAATGACAATTCATCAAGAAATTCCTGAAAATCACTCTCACAGTCTTCGGGAGAATTGCGATCATATTGCTTTAAGACTAGTATGTCTATCTTTCGCAGACTCTTAAGAACATCAAAGTATAATGCTGTATTATCGACGTCCTTAGCGTCGTTGATAAGATTCTTAATGCCATTAACAATATAAGGAATTTTTTCTTCATCTCTTTCTTCACTTACATAATCAACAATCATGTCGGAAAACTCACTACTAAATACAATCTTTCTTTCTTCTGATATGTCATCAAACTTAAGTTTCATGTCATTCAGCTGCACTTTTAATTCTAATAGAAGTCTGTTAATATTGCGCTCATATCGCTTCTGCTTAATGTTAGATATAACTGCTGTAAATCCGGGAATTATAGCTCCTGCCATACCTTCAAGAAACAATTCAGAAACCACCTTCACTGCTGGCTCACCATATATTTCAATAAGTTCAGATCTGTCATTCTTCTCCATAATTCACCCTCCAAACATCAATTTGAACACTAGTCACTTGCTTAATGTATGTTTCCTTACTTTTCTATGTTTGCAACGCACCTGAGCCGACTCTAAAAGATAGACATTATTGAAGAAACTCCTCTAAGGTGAACAGAGGTGGTGCTGAAACTATCTCAAAAGGTGCTTCCAACACCTTTATGCAAACGCTTTGTCACGGGAGGTGTTTTAGAATTATCCCTTTTAGTTTATCTTTATAAATTTTATCGTTAACTAAAGCATCAACTTCAAGAAAGAGATTTCTTCTTTCAGTAATTGATAGAGAATCATTTGCTATAACATTATATGCAATTATAAATTTAGATAGTGGATACGGCTTGTTTTCACCTATCTTAGTCAAATACATTTTATCTACAGATGCCATAGGAAGACTTTTTCTTAAATCACTCAAATTAGATATAACTCTTAATGCATCTAATTGCCCAGATTTTGTAATTTCGTCAATAATTCTATTTTTAGTATCGATGTCATTAATAATCAAGGGTGTTACTGCAGCTACTTGCCTAGCAACAAAAGAGTGGTTTTTCCATTTCGTCGAATTTTTGTTAATAATATCAATTAAATCATTTTCATTACCATATTTTGAAATTATCCATATTGCACCAATAAAGCTCGTTGGGCATCTTGATGATATTATTTTAGCTACACTTACAAATTCCGCCCTATATTTGGATTTGTGTGAAATTTCCCATTCTACAAAGCATTTACACACTGAAAATGTTGACACATCATCAATACAATGATCGCTTAATAAAAATTCTTTTAGTTGTTTAAATCTTCTTTTGCTAAATCCTAAGATTGTATAGTATCTAACAATCGAGATTCTCAACCCTGGCTTACTATTCAACTGCTCTGATACATACTTTGTTAAAAAATCATCTTCAACATATCCAGCCATAGAGTAATATCTAGCAAAAACTTTCTCCCATCTACCTATACGTTTTTTCTTAAGAAAGTTTTTAAACCTCTTCTTTAAAAGCATTCTTTCATGAGAGATGCTCCTACTAGATGATTTTTTCCTCTCGATAGAATTTTTTAAAACAGTTAAATATCTATTTTCATCTGGTAAAAAGTACTCCTTTGCTTGTTCAGAACTGAGAATTTCTGTTTTTCCAAGGTTTAATCTTATGCCTCGTGTTAGTAACAACTCATCAAGATCACTTAGTATTTTCTTTCCTCTATCAACATTGTCAGTTGGGAAGTCGATGTCATCCATCCACCTTACGAATTCACCTTCCGTCTGTCCATCCATGTAGCGATCAATTTCAAAAAGCAAGGCATGCGCAAGCAATCTAGGTGCATCAAAATTAATCTGTGGTAAGCCAACACCTGTCAAAGGTAAATAATCAGGTCTCCAGACTAGCGATTCTAGTAGTAAAAACATTAAATCTATTAAACTTTCTGAAAATTTATCAAGGCTAGAAACTATATTTCTAAGGTGCCTGAATGAAATGTTATCAAAATAGTTTGCAATATCTGTGATTACAATATAATTATAACTGGTACTAAATTCATAAATTCTTTTTTGAAACTCTGGCCACAACTCCAACCAAGTGTATGGAAAACTCTCATCTATATTAGCCTCAGACTTAAAACCTGTATGGCTTCTACTATAGTATGCTCGCTTAGATGGTTCATTCGCCTTAATATCTGGAGCTAACTCCTCAACAATGGTTTGTAATACCAATGCATCTTCAGGTGAGGGTATCGGCAGATGTCTGCATACCCCATGTTTTTTCTCCATCTTTATAATATAATTATTTTTAGTTTTATAATCTCCCTCGATTATCTGATTAATTAAACTATCGGCTATTTCATCGTGATACCTATGAAAGTCAAGGTAATCATGTAAATCTAATACACTTTGACTTCTTAACCCTTGTCTTACATAATTTTTCCAAGCATTTTTAATGTTCGGTTTCGTAAATACATTCTTAAACTCTTTTCCTCTTTCTACTTGCCTAGGTGTATTCATAAATTATTCCTCCATAGGTTTCCCATAACGTTTGCCATTTGAGACGTCGATGATTAGGACCCTTAAGAAATACCCGTGAGCGGCGTAAGCCCGATGAATCGATGTGGGCAGGAAGACCCGTAAACATGCCCTTTACTTAAATGGACTTGTTATGCGCAGTATCTAACGGAAGTTCTCCATAAACTTCCTGGTCACTTCAATTAATTCTTCTGAATTAGTTATAATTAACCGAGAAGTCTTAATTGCTGTAGGCAAATTCTTGATGAACGAACCAATTCCTCTTAACGCCTTTTTGATCTTTACCACTTTCGGTTCAGAAGCGTTCACATTTTCAGTAATCGTATCTAAGTCGTCCAGAAATTCTTCTGCCGACGCATCTTCACAACCTGATTCTTCCACTGAAACTTTCAAAGATGAGACTAATTCATTAATTCTCTCCACTTCATTTATAATATGCTCATTCGACAAATTGATATTGCCAGATGCAATATTAGCAGTTCCGTAATTCTTATCTATGTACTGATTAATATTGGTCCCTGTATTGTTTTTCTGTTCTTTAGTCATAATATCCATAGATATCCTATCAATAATAAGATCCACTAGGGGTTTGATTAGCTTCTCAACAAAGTTGCGTACAATATCATTCCATTGATTGCTAGAACATCTGTACTTACTTGCTTCACCTCGAATGTCTCTATCCTGCTCTGTCAGTTCATATAAATAGTCCAATATTGCCTTTATATGAGTTCTGCGATCAACAGGATAATTGAAATGATTCCTTCCACCATCACTGATTATAAATTCAGACTTGTAGTCTATCTCTGTGCCACGAATCTCAACTTCAATAATTCCTTGAATGTATTCACAACCTTCTATATAGTGACGCAACCTGATTAGATGCAAGTTACCTTCATCGTATTTTGCCCTTAGAGCATTTGAAGACAATCTTCTA comes from the Tindallia californiensis genome and includes:
- a CDS encoding MBL fold metallo-hydrolase, which translates into the protein MSFQKSYFNNNWLLIFAAILIFSLFTGCSSDVEGTTSSPPAEESVTESDAEEEARSQQKEEQEATNNVASESEGTLTVHFIDVGQGDATLIQTPSGKNLLMDAGDNGQGDHVVGYLKALGIDTVDVLIFTHPHADHIGGGPEVIQAFDIGSLYMPKVSHTTQTFERLLLAIEDKGLRIKTAKAEIDLELDPVLETMMIGPRGENYDNLNDYSTSIRIVHGANGLVITGDAERQAELEMVNSGMELMANLLRVAHHGSNSSSIPEFLQAVDPDYGVISAGHDNRYGHPHQEVIQRLQERNIEIYRTDLQGTIIAVSDGENWQFDTHPVTDFSEEWTQEEEKAKVKIDETEDPLVAKPSEEGYIGNVNSDVFHTPDCNSLPAEHNRIYFDNRNEAIEAGQRPCQRCNP
- a CDS encoding RNA-directed DNA polymerase, giving the protein MNTPRQVERGKEFKNVFTKPNIKNAWKNYVRQGLRSQSVLDLHDYLDFHRYHDEIADSLINQIIEGDYKTKNNYIIKMEKKHGVCRHLPIPSPEDALVLQTIVEELAPDIKANEPSKRAYYSRSHTGFKSEANIDESFPYTWLELWPEFQKRIYEFSTSYNYIVITDIANYFDNISFRHLRNIVSSLDKFSESLIDLMFLLLESLVWRPDYLPLTGVGLPQINFDAPRLLAHALLFEIDRYMDGQTEGEFVRWMDDIDFPTDNVDRGKKILSDLDELLLTRGIRLNLGKTEILSSEQAKEYFLPDENRYLTVLKNSIERKKSSSRSISHERMLLKKRFKNFLKKKRIGRWEKVFARYYSMAGYVEDDFLTKYVSEQLNSKPGLRISIVRYYTILGFSKRRFKQLKEFLLSDHCIDDVSTFSVCKCFVEWEISHKSKYRAEFVSVAKIISSRCPTSFIGAIWIISKYGNENDLIDIINKNSTKWKNHSFVARQVAAVTPLIINDIDTKNRIIDEITKSGQLDALRVISNLSDLRKSLPMASVDKMYLTKIGENKPYPLSKFIIAYNVIANDSLSITERRNLFLEVDALVNDKIYKDKLKGIILKHLP